A single genomic interval of Juglans regia cultivar Chandler chromosome 1, Walnut 2.0, whole genome shotgun sequence harbors:
- the LOC109002739 gene encoding uncharacterized protein LOC109002739, translated as MSRKISTETMRDSKRKVSCRKLGGYLKEQKGRLYIIRRCVVMLICWHD; from the coding sequence atgAGCAGGAAGATAAGCACTGAAACAATGAGAGACTCTAAGAGAAAAGTATCTTGCAGAAAGCTTGGAGGGTATCTTAAAGAGCAGAAAGGAAGGCTATACATAATCAGGAGATGTGTAGTTATGCTTATTTGTTGGCATGACTGA